Proteins from one Oncorhynchus tshawytscha isolate Ot180627B linkage group LG16, Otsh_v2.0, whole genome shotgun sequence genomic window:
- the LOC112215288 gene encoding sialic acid-binding Ig-like lectin 7 isoform X2, translating into MACPENMFFLIGLFISGVLACFGRRDLITTMPDRLDVLTGSCMQIPCSFDIVHQNKYTFNSTILTSGVWIKGNPYFGGRLDSVIFNSTEMVNRYQGEITGNMSQKNCTTVFFNVTTNYTDKYYFRIESQPFRATDTEKFVSIVVSDLPSSPIITVSGEVKEGTPVSLNCSAVAPCPEHPPELTWTLPTHFTTENQLQENPDQTKSFLSTVTFTPSYLHHQKNITCTAVYPVGTSNKRAEHNMKLNISFSPKDTTASISPADPVLVGSCVNLTCSSTANPPVTNFTWFKISEGKTTQVASGLSYTLNVTVGDGGLYYSEARNSHGCGKSNEVQLAIKGQKESKTSGVGFWFLVSGVAAGTLGTILLISLISLFVWRRNSRLHDGLERTDSPQGQNSPVGTLCTNQATAGEEPEEPAEDQPEEIQYGDIDFSKLQTKETPAAAQDRIQGQESEYAEVNVTGRGAQEPPLNNLDGLYAQVNKISAC; encoded by the exons GTGTTTTGGCCTGTTTTGGTCGACGAGATTTGATCACCACAATGCCAGATAGACTGGATGTACTGACGGGCTCCTGTATGCAAATCCCATGTTCATTTGATATTGTTCACCAAAATAAGTATACATTTAACAGCACAATACTAACCTCTGGAGTGTGGATTAAAGGAAACCCATACTTTGGTGGGCGTCTGGACAGTGTGATATTTAACAGTACTGAGATGGTCAACAGATATCAAGGGGAGATAACTGGAAACATGTCCCAGAAGAACTGCACCACAGTCTTCTTCAATGTAACCACCAATTACACTGATAAATACTACTTCAGGATTGAGAGTCAACCATTCCGTGCAACAGACActgaaaagtttgtttctatAGTTGTCAGTG ATTTGCCTTCCAGTCCCATCATTACTGTCTCAGGTGAGGTAAAGGAAGGGACCCCTGTCAGTTTGAACTGCTCAGCTGTTGCTCCCTGTCCCGAACACCCCCCTGAGCTGACATGGACTCTCCCAACACATTTCACAACTGAGAACCAACTGCAGGAAAATCCAGACCAAACCAAATCATTTCTCTCCACGGTGACTTTCACTCCTTCATACCTTCATCATCAGAAGAACATCACTTGTACTGCAGTCTACCCAGTAGGGACAAGCAACAAGAGAGCTGAACATAACATGAAGCTTAACATTTCAT tctctcctaaGGACACCACGGCCTCCATCAGTCCAGCTGATCCAGTACTAGTGGGCAGCTGTGTTAATCTGACCTGCAGCAGTACAGCCAACCCTCCTGTGACAAATTTCACCTGGTTCAAGATCAGTGAGGGTAAAACAACTCAGGTAGCATCTGGACTGAGTTACACCCTCAATGTTACTGTTGGTGATGGAGGACTGTACTACAGTGAAGCAAGAAATAGCCACGGCTGTGGGAAGTCGAATGAAGTGCAGCTGGCTATAAAAG GGCAAAAAGAGTCAAAAACCTCAGGGGTTGGTTTCTGGTTTCTGGTTTCTGGGGTTGCAGCAGGAACTCTGGGGACCATTTTGCTTATCAGCCTGATCAGTCTTTTTGTATG GAGGAGAAACTCAAGGCTCCACGATGGACTTGAAAGGACAGACAGTCCACAGGGACAG AACTCCCCGGTTGGGACACTGTGTACTAACCAGGCCACAGCCGGAGAGGAACCAGAGGAACCTGCAGAAGACCAGCCTGAAGAGATCCAATACGGTGACATAGACTTCTCCAAACTACAGACCAAAGAGACCCCAGCTGCAGCCCAGGACAGGATCCAGGGACAGGAGAGTGAGTACGCTGAAGTCAACGTGACTGGGAGAGGGGCTCAGGAACCACCTCTAAACAACCTAGATGGGCTTTATGCACAAGTCAATAAAATAAGTGCTTGTTAA
- the LOC112215288 gene encoding sialic acid-binding Ig-like lectin 7 isoform X1 — MAVQLPPNRGPCQSSRVNTYHWTELIIYQNLPDVVLYVAGVLACFGRRDLITTMPDRLDVLTGSCMQIPCSFDIVHQNKYTFNSTILTSGVWIKGNPYFGGRLDSVIFNSTEMVNRYQGEITGNMSQKNCTTVFFNVTTNYTDKYYFRIESQPFRATDTEKFVSIVVSDLPSSPIITVSGEVKEGTPVSLNCSAVAPCPEHPPELTWTLPTHFTTENQLQENPDQTKSFLSTVTFTPSYLHHQKNITCTAVYPVGTSNKRAEHNMKLNISFSPKDTTASISPADPVLVGSCVNLTCSSTANPPVTNFTWFKISEGKTTQVASGLSYTLNVTVGDGGLYYSEARNSHGCGKSNEVQLAIKGQKESKTSGVGFWFLVSGVAAGTLGTILLISLISLFVWRRNSRLHDGLERTDSPQGQNSPVGTLCTNQATAGEEPEEPAEDQPEEIQYGDIDFSKLQTKETPAAAQDRIQGQESEYAEVNVTGRGAQEPPLNNLDGLYAQVNKISAC; from the exons ATGGCTGTGCAGTTGCCTCCAAACAGAggcccctgtcagtcatctagggTTAATACATATCATTGGACTGAACTGATAATATATCAGAACCTCCCTGATGTTGTCCTTTATGTTGCAGGTGTTTTGGCCTGTTTTGGTCGACGAGATTTGATCACCACAATGCCAGATAGACTGGATGTACTGACGGGCTCCTGTATGCAAATCCCATGTTCATTTGATATTGTTCACCAAAATAAGTATACATTTAACAGCACAATACTAACCTCTGGAGTGTGGATTAAAGGAAACCCATACTTTGGTGGGCGTCTGGACAGTGTGATATTTAACAGTACTGAGATGGTCAACAGATATCAAGGGGAGATAACTGGAAACATGTCCCAGAAGAACTGCACCACAGTCTTCTTCAATGTAACCACCAATTACACTGATAAATACTACTTCAGGATTGAGAGTCAACCATTCCGTGCAACAGACActgaaaagtttgtttctatAGTTGTCAGTG ATTTGCCTTCCAGTCCCATCATTACTGTCTCAGGTGAGGTAAAGGAAGGGACCCCTGTCAGTTTGAACTGCTCAGCTGTTGCTCCCTGTCCCGAACACCCCCCTGAGCTGACATGGACTCTCCCAACACATTTCACAACTGAGAACCAACTGCAGGAAAATCCAGACCAAACCAAATCATTTCTCTCCACGGTGACTTTCACTCCTTCATACCTTCATCATCAGAAGAACATCACTTGTACTGCAGTCTACCCAGTAGGGACAAGCAACAAGAGAGCTGAACATAACATGAAGCTTAACATTTCAT tctctcctaaGGACACCACGGCCTCCATCAGTCCAGCTGATCCAGTACTAGTGGGCAGCTGTGTTAATCTGACCTGCAGCAGTACAGCCAACCCTCCTGTGACAAATTTCACCTGGTTCAAGATCAGTGAGGGTAAAACAACTCAGGTAGCATCTGGACTGAGTTACACCCTCAATGTTACTGTTGGTGATGGAGGACTGTACTACAGTGAAGCAAGAAATAGCCACGGCTGTGGGAAGTCGAATGAAGTGCAGCTGGCTATAAAAG GGCAAAAAGAGTCAAAAACCTCAGGGGTTGGTTTCTGGTTTCTGGTTTCTGGGGTTGCAGCAGGAACTCTGGGGACCATTTTGCTTATCAGCCTGATCAGTCTTTTTGTATG GAGGAGAAACTCAAGGCTCCACGATGGACTTGAAAGGACAGACAGTCCACAGGGACAG AACTCCCCGGTTGGGACACTGTGTACTAACCAGGCCACAGCCGGAGAGGAACCAGAGGAACCTGCAGAAGACCAGCCTGAAGAGATCCAATACGGTGACATAGACTTCTCCAAACTACAGACCAAAGAGACCCCAGCTGCAGCCCAGGACAGGATCCAGGGACAGGAGAGTGAGTACGCTGAAGTCAACGTGACTGGGAGAGGGGCTCAGGAACCACCTCTAAACAACCTAGATGGGCTTTATGCACAAGTCAATAAAATAAGTGCTTGTTAA